The Hymenobacter baengnokdamensis genome includes a region encoding these proteins:
- a CDS encoding endonuclease III domain-containing protein has protein sequence MASSQAAAPAQSVDFEAQQALALLAHQRLCAEYGAPFLFFSDKDPLSELISALLSHRTKNADSHRAYQQLRATFPSWEAVRDAPVLDVQRALSACTWPEQKAPRIQAVLREISRRCGDENLPPCSLDFLADRPIPEARAWLESISGVGPKTSAATLLFSTLRRPAMPVDSHHHRVAQRLGLIGPKVGEGPAHALLAALLPPDWTAQQVYDHHEALMFHGQKCCYYRQPACLRCIMLDACPYGRAIAGNG, from the coding sequence ATGGCATCTTCCCAAGCGGCGGCTCCCGCCCAATCTGTCGATTTTGAGGCTCAGCAGGCGCTGGCGCTGCTGGCTCACCAGCGCCTGTGCGCCGAGTACGGGGCGCCGTTTTTATTTTTCAGCGACAAAGACCCCTTAAGCGAGCTCATCAGCGCCCTGCTGTCGCATCGTACCAAGAACGCTGATTCGCACCGTGCCTACCAGCAGCTGCGGGCCACTTTTCCAAGCTGGGAAGCAGTACGCGATGCGCCGGTTCTGGACGTACAGCGCGCCCTGAGCGCCTGCACCTGGCCCGAGCAAAAGGCTCCGCGCATTCAGGCGGTACTGCGGGAGATAAGCCGGCGCTGCGGCGACGAAAATCTGCCGCCGTGCTCCCTCGATTTTCTGGCCGACCGGCCCATCCCCGAAGCCCGCGCCTGGCTGGAGAGCATCAGTGGCGTGGGCCCCAAGACCAGCGCGGCTACGCTATTGTTCAGCACGCTGCGCCGGCCGGCCATGCCCGTCGATAGCCATCACCACCGGGTAGCGCAGCGCCTGGGGCTGATTGGGCCGAAGGTGGGCGAAGGGCCGGCCCACGCACTGCTAGCAGCGCTACTACCGCCCGACTGGACCGCCCAGCAGGTGTACGACCACCACGAGGCGCTCATGTTTCATGGCCAGAAATGCTGCTATTATCGCCAGCCCGCCTGCCTGCGCTGCATTATGCTGGATGCGTGCCCCTACGGACGGGCTATAGCCGGCAACGGCTAG